CGGCGGCCAGCTCCTGCCGCTCGGCCCGAGCGCCGGCGCGCTGTGGGCGCAGGTCGGCATCGGGGTCCGCGGATCCGGCGCGGGCCCCGTCGCCCCCTCCGATCCCTTCGCCTACGTGCTCGCCGTGCTCGGCAGCGTCACCGCGTGGGAGCCGTCGCTCGCCGTCCTCGGCCTGTTCGTGGCCGCCCTGCCGCTCGCCGCGCTCGCCGCCTGGCTGTGCGCCGCGCAGCTGACGCGCAACGCCTGGCTGCGCGCGCTCGCCGCCCTCGTCTGGACCCTCGCGCCCACCCTTCTCATCGCGCTGGGCGAGGGCCGCCTGCCGGCCGTGCTCGCGCACCTGCTCCTCCCGTGGCTCGCGCTCGCGGTGCTGCGGGCGCCGCGCTCGTGGTCCGCGTCCGCCGTGGCGGGGATCCTGATGGCCGCCGTCGGCGCATCCGCCCCGTCGCTCGTGCCCGCCGTGCTCGTGCTCTGGCTCGTCGCAACGGTGAGGGCCGGACGCCGCGCCGGGCGGCTCGTCACGATCCCGGTGCCGCTGCTCGCCCTCGTCGCGCCCCTCGTCGTCCACCGCGTGATGCAGGGGCAGCCGCTCGCCCTCGCCGCCGACCCCGCCGTGCCCGCCGGCTTCACGCCCGCAGACGTCCCCGGCCTCGCGCTGGGCTTCCCGACCGCCGGCCTCGGCGGCTGGTCCGCGTTCGTCGACGGTCTGGGCGCCGGACTCCCCGCCGCCGTCCCGCTCCTCGTGGTCGCGGTGCTGGTCGCGCCGCTCGTGCTGGGCGCCATCGCCGCGCTCTTCCTCCGCGGATCGCACCGCGCGGCCCTCGCGCTCGGCGTGACGGTGCTCGGCTTCGCGACCGCGGTGCTCGCCGCGCGGACGGTGGTGCAGTCGACCGGATCCGACGTCGTCGCGGTCTGGCCCGGATCCGGCCTCAGCCTCCTGTGGCTCGGCCTCACCGGAGCCCTCGTGCTGGGCTTCGCGACGCTCGGCCGCCGGTCGCTCGCGCCGGGGCTCGTGGCCGCCGTGACCCTCGTCGTGCTCGCCCTGCCGCTCGTCTCGGCCGCGGTCGCCGGATCCACCGCCGTGCGCGCCACCACCGACACCTCGCTCCCCGGCCTCGTGGTCGCGGAGGCCGCCACGGATCCCGCCGTCGGCACGCTCGTGCTCCGCGCCGCGGACGACGGCTCGCTCTCCGCCGACGTCGAACGCGGCGCCGGCCGGACGCTCGAGCAGGTCTCCACGGTCGACTCGACCATCGGCCCGCTGACCGACACGCAGACGCGCGTCGCCGAGCTGGCGGGCAACGTGTCCTCCCGCTCCGGCCTCGACGCCACCGACGAGCTCCGCGCGCTCGGGGTCAGCTACGTGCTCCTCGAGGCGCCAGCGGGCGACGCGGAGGCCGCCGTGCACGACCGCGCGCGCTCCGCCCTCGACGACGACCCGGTCTTCACGGCCGTCGGGCAGACCGAGGCGGGGCTCCTCTGGCGCTTCGTGGGCAGCGACGACCTCGTGGCCCAGGTCGCGGGGCCCGGCAACCTCGACGACCCGGGGCGCGCGGGCGTGCTCGCGGCGCAGGCGCTCGTGTTCGCGCTCACCCTGCTCCTGGCGATCCCCACGGGCGGCCTCGCGGCGCGCAGTCGTCCGCTGCCGGCCTACCGCGAGCCCGTCGCCGCCTCCGACGCGCGCCCGGCCGACGCCGAGGAGCCGCGGCCCGCGCACGACGACCGCGGCACCCCCGCGTACATCGACGAGCCGACCGGCGAGGCCGTGGAGACCGCGTCCTTCGGCGACATCCGCCAGGCGGGGGAGCGTCGCGCCGGCGACGACGGGGAGCGCGACGACGTCGTGCCCGCGCCGGACGCCGACCGGGACGACGACCGCCCCCGCGGCACCGACGACGACCGCAGGAGGACAGATGGCCAGGCGTGACGCCGTGCGCATCGCGACGCGCGTGACCACCGGGATCGTCGGCGTCGCCGTGCTCGGTGTCGTGGTGACCGGCGCGCTGCTGCTCCCGCCCGCCGCGGGTGACGCGAGCGCCCCCTCGGTGCTCGTGACCCCCGTCGTGACCGACCAGCAGCGCGTCTGCCCCGGCTCGCTCCTCCGTCCCCCCGCAGCGGATGCGACGTCCTCGACCACCGCGGTCGCCGTGGGGACCGCCGCCGTGACGAGCGGATCCGCCGCGACCGGGGCGACGGACGCCGCGCCGGCCGTCCGCACCTCGCGCATCCAGGCCCCCGAGGTGCAGGGCGGGGCGTCGAGCGCGCCGTCCGTGCTCGCCGTGGCGGGCGCCGTAGACGACGCCCCGACCGACCTCGCGGGCGCGGCGTCCGAGATCGCGACGGCGTCCGACCTCGCGGGGCTCGCCGCCACGTCGTGCTCCGAGGCCACCGCAGACGCGTGGCTCGTGGGCGGCGCGACGACCACCGGCCGCACCACATTCGTCGTGCTGGACAACCCGTCCGGCGTCTCCTCCACCGTCGACCTCGCCATCACGGGCGAGGAGGGCGCCGTCAGCGCACCCGGGGCCAGCGGCATCTCCGTGCCGGCAGGAGGCCGCCGCGTGCTCAGCCTCGCCGGCCTCGCCCCCGACCTCTCCTCCCCGGCCGTGCACGTCCAGAGCCGCGGTGGCCAGGTCGTCGCCCGGCTCGAGCAGAGCACGGTCCGCGGGCTCCTCGCGGGCGGCGTCGACTGGATCGGCCCGGCCGCCGCCCCGTCCACCGCGCTCACCATGACCGGCCTCCGCATCGACTCGCAGGCGGCGCCCGTCGCGCCCGTCGAGGGCGAGGAGGCGCCTCCCGCCGACGAGGGAGGGGCCGCCGCCGGGGCCGGCTCGGACGGCGGCGCCGACCCCGACCTCGTGACGGCCGTGCGCATCGTGGTCCCCGGATCCCAGGACGCCGACGTCAGCGTCAGCGTCGCCCCCGAGGAGGGCACGGACGGCACGGGGACCACGTTCACCCTGCAGGCCGACGCGGGCCGCACGATCGACGTGCCCGTCTCCGCCCTCCCCGACGGCCGCTACTCGGTCACCGTGCAGAGCTCCGCGCCGGTCACGGCGGCCGTGCGCAGCGTGTCCGGCGCGGCGGAGAGCGGCGCGACCGACTTCGCCTGGCTCCCGTCCGCGGGGGCGCTCTCGCGCGACGCGCTCGTGTCGGTTCCCGCGGGCCCGGCGCCGCTCCTCCACCTGCGGAACGCCGGCGACCAGGCGGCGTCCGTCACGGCGCGCCCGACCGACGGCTCGGCGGCCGTCTCGCTCGACGTCCCGGCCGGATCCGAGGTGTCGGCCGCCGTGGAGGCCGGGCGCACCTACCTGCTCGAGGGCTCCGCCGGCCTCACCGCGACGGTGACCCTCGCCGAGCCCGGGCGATCCGCGGCGCTGCCCGTCGTGCCGGTGCTCCCGGCCGCGGACCCGCTGCGCGTCCACCCCTGACGCCGGGAGGCCCTGACACCGGGAGGCGCTGACACCGGGAGGCGCTGACACCGGGCGGACGCCTGACGCCCGTTCGGGATCCGCGGTCAGTGCGGGTCGTACCTGTCGGGGGCGAGGTCCCACGGGTCCTTGCCGAGCAGCTCGGCGACCGCGCGGTAGACGCAGCCCTCGACGAGCGCCCGCTGGTGGTACTCGTCCTCCTCGTGCAGGTGCGCCAGGCGCTCGATGGGGAGCCGGTAGAAGATGAC
This genomic interval from Clavibacter michiganensis contains the following:
- a CDS encoding glycosyltransferase family 2 protein, which encodes MQPRVTAILVAHEGAQFLDRTLQALAAQTRRPDQVVAVDLGSRDGSAALLAAADPTRMVQAPARMTFGQAVDQAVRVIPAPEGDHELLWLLSADNAPAPDALERLLAAIEASPSVAVAGPKLMEWDHPGYIHELGTTLTTLGAAVPVVDVELDQAQYDDMSDVLGVAAGGMLVRHRLWDELGGFDEALPVIDDALDLCVRARLAGHRVVVVPAARVASAGDAAPGTAFLGKRTPRRRRRRLRRQAQLHRRLVYAPPAAVPFHWLSLVPLAILRALLQMLRKRPTAAPGEIGAAVRVAVAPGRIRASRRRLASRRTAPWSSIASLRQPLAVGRRRRSLAREQYRVEHMGVSDGVEFLATGGGWTVLAALLLSAVMWLPRLTGTALVGGQLLPLGPSAGALWAQVGIGVRGSGAGPVAPSDPFAYVLAVLGSVTAWEPSLAVLGLFVAALPLAALAAWLCAAQLTRNAWLRALAALVWTLAPTLLIALGEGRLPAVLAHLLLPWLALAVLRAPRSWSASAVAGILMAAVGASAPSLVPAVLVLWLVATVRAGRRAGRLVTIPVPLLALVAPLVVHRVMQGQPLALAADPAVPAGFTPADVPGLALGFPTAGLGGWSAFVDGLGAGLPAAVPLLVVAVLVAPLVLGAIAALFLRGSHRAALALGVTVLGFATAVLAARTVVQSTGSDVVAVWPGSGLSLLWLGLTGALVLGFATLGRRSLAPGLVAAVTLVVLALPLVSAAVAGSTAVRATTDTSLPGLVVAEAATDPAVGTLVLRAADDGSLSADVERGAGRTLEQVSTVDSTIGPLTDTQTRVAELAGNVSSRSGLDATDELRALGVSYVLLEAPAGDAEAAVHDRARSALDDDPVFTAVGQTEAGLLWRFVGSDDLVAQVAGPGNLDDPGRAGVLAAQALVFALTLLLAIPTGGLAARSRPLPAYREPVAASDARPADAEEPRPAHDDRGTPAYIDEPTGEAVETASFGDIRQAGERRAGDDGERDDVVPAPDADRDDDRPRGTDDDRRRTDGQA
- a CDS encoding DUF5719 family protein, whose protein sequence is MARRDAVRIATRVTTGIVGVAVLGVVVTGALLLPPAAGDASAPSVLVTPVVTDQQRVCPGSLLRPPAADATSSTTAVAVGTAAVTSGSAATGATDAAPAVRTSRIQAPEVQGGASSAPSVLAVAGAVDDAPTDLAGAASEIATASDLAGLAATSCSEATADAWLVGGATTTGRTTFVVLDNPSGVSSTVDLAITGEEGAVSAPGASGISVPAGGRRVLSLAGLAPDLSSPAVHVQSRGGQVVARLEQSTVRGLLAGGVDWIGPAAAPSTALTMTGLRIDSQAAPVAPVEGEEAPPADEGGAAAGAGSDGGADPDLVTAVRIVVPGSQDADVSVSVAPEEGTDGTGTTFTLQADAGRTIDVPVSALPDGRYSVTVQSSAPVTAAVRSVSGAAESGATDFAWLPSAGALSRDALVSVPAGPAPLLHLRNAGDQAASVTARPTDGSAAVSLDVPAGSEVSAAVEAGRTYLLEGSAGLTATVTLAEPGRSAALPVVPVLPAADPLRVHP